Proteins found in one Erythrobacter sp. 3-20A1M genomic segment:
- a CDS encoding NAD(P) transhydrogenase subunit alpha: protein MDFISILSIFVLACFVGYYVVWSVTPALHTPLMAVTNAISSVIIVGALIAAAAADVPGAKWLGLAAIVLASVNIFGGFAVTERMLAMYKKKEKK, encoded by the coding sequence GTGGACTTCATTTCGATCCTGTCGATTTTCGTGCTTGCCTGCTTCGTGGGCTATTACGTCGTCTGGTCGGTCACGCCTGCCCTTCACACGCCGCTGATGGCGGTGACCAACGCGATTTCGAGCGTCATCATCGTCGGCGCGCTGATCGCCGCTGCGGCGGCGGACGTGCCGGGTGCCAAATGGCTCGGCCTGGCCGCGATCGTGCTCGCCAGCGTCAACATCTTCGGTGGCTTCGCGGTAACCGAGCGGATGCTCGCGATGTACAAGAAGAAGGAGAAGAAGTGA
- a CDS encoding NAD(P) transhydrogenase subunit alpha has protein sequence MRIAALRERAPGETRVALTPETVRKFAALGADVAVETGAGETAAIFDAAYEEAGAQVADAAAIVRDADIVLGIQAPDPALLSGAKAGAMVAAVFDPFARRDRVDAYAAAGYQALAMEFMPRITRAQSMDVLSSQSNLSGYKAVIAAADTYGRAFPMMMTAAGTVQAARVFVMGVGVAGLQAIATAKRLGAQVSATDVRSATKEQIKSLGAKPIFVEDVAGIEGEGSGGYATEMSEEYQQAQAKLVSEHIAKQDIVITTALIPGRAAPRLITDAQIASMKPGSVIFDLAVAQGGNVEGSQADELVVKHGVTLMGYANTPTTLAPDASALFARNLYNFLSAFWDKDAGAVTLDEEIGDAVRLTQGGKVVNERLAAQ, from the coding sequence TTGCGGATCGCCGCACTCAGGGAACGCGCCCCGGGCGAAACGCGGGTGGCGCTGACGCCCGAAACGGTCCGCAAGTTCGCGGCGCTGGGTGCCGACGTCGCGGTGGAGACGGGCGCGGGCGAAACCGCCGCGATTTTCGATGCCGCGTATGAAGAGGCGGGCGCGCAGGTTGCCGATGCCGCCGCTATCGTCCGGGACGCCGATATCGTCCTGGGTATTCAGGCGCCCGATCCTGCTCTCCTGTCGGGTGCGAAGGCGGGGGCGATGGTCGCTGCGGTGTTCGATCCCTTCGCCCGGCGCGATCGGGTGGATGCCTATGCCGCCGCGGGATATCAGGCGCTGGCGATGGAATTCATGCCGCGCATTACTCGCGCGCAATCGATGGACGTCCTGTCGAGCCAGTCGAACCTGTCGGGTTACAAGGCAGTGATCGCGGCTGCCGATACCTACGGTCGCGCCTTCCCGATGATGATGACCGCCGCTGGCACGGTGCAGGCGGCACGGGTATTCGTGATGGGCGTCGGTGTCGCCGGGCTGCAGGCGATTGCAACCGCGAAGCGGCTGGGCGCGCAGGTATCCGCCACCGATGTGCGCAGCGCGACCAAGGAACAGATCAAGTCGCTGGGCGCGAAGCCGATCTTCGTCGAAGACGTCGCCGGGATCGAGGGCGAGGGTTCGGGCGGCTACGCCACCGAGATGAGCGAGGAATACCAGCAGGCGCAGGCGAAGCTGGTGTCCGAGCATATCGCGAAGCAGGATATCGTGATCACCACGGCGCTGATCCCCGGCCGCGCGGCGCCGCGCCTGATTACCGATGCGCAGATCGCCAGCATGAAACCCGGCAGCGTCATCTTCGACCTGGCGGTCGCGCAAGGCGGCAATGTCGAGGGCTCACAAGCCGACGAACTGGTGGTGAAACACGGCGTCACGCTGATGGGCTATGCCAACACGCCCACCACGCTGGCGCCCGATGCCTCGGCCCTGTTCGCGCGCAACCTCTATAACTTCCTCTCCGCCTTCTGGGACAAGGACGCAGGGGCGGTCACGCTGGACGAGGAAATCGGTGACGCGGTGCGCCTGACGCAGGGCGGCAAGGTCGTGAACGAGAGGTTGGCGGCGCAGTAA
- a CDS encoding aa3-type cytochrome c oxidase subunit IV: MAANDMKSASATYSRFISVVKVAVPVIAILVLLLLIIIS, translated from the coding sequence ATGGCAGCCAACGACATGAAATCCGCCAGCGCGACCTATTCGCGTTTCATATCGGTCGTGAAGGTCGCGGTGCCCGTCATCGCGATCCTCGTGCTCCTCCTCCTGATCATCATCAGCTGA
- a CDS encoding sigma-54 dependent transcriptional regulator gives MAKEDTRLLMLVDDEPAQSRLVTALAAREGWRTLVVKDCETAIATLGTREGMQLSAIILDQWVPGDEACAVIAELHKRRPALPILMLTASASPLQAVEAMRAGATDYLVKPVAPERLMRALISATRMEMPRDELQPLTEKMPVSLDFDAMIGTAPAFRTALARAAKAARGHGHILIGGESGTGKEMLMRAMHASSPRAKAPFRLVNLAGIPGNSVESALFGHEPGAFAGAFDRQIGALQSCDGGTLVLDEIDRLPPDLQTRLAATLNSGIVRPVGATHGFRIDIRLLTASNLPLADMVKTGHFDGDLLEAISATRIELPPLRERSGDIPALARHFLARIGEQPGLRHLSLADSALNLLAAFDWPGNVRQLQAVLFRAAVFCDGEVLTAGDFPQLSGMVGEVAENGAAQPEAVGVMLYTDDGNLRPLEEIEADVIRLAIGHYRGRMTEVARRLGIGRSTLYRKLSDLGIDNAA, from the coding sequence ATGGCGAAGGAAGATACACGTCTGTTGATGCTGGTCGACGACGAGCCGGCGCAAAGCCGCCTCGTCACCGCGCTCGCCGCGCGCGAGGGTTGGCGCACGCTGGTGGTTAAGGATTGCGAGACCGCCATCGCCACGCTCGGCACGCGGGAGGGCATGCAACTTTCCGCCATCATCCTCGACCAATGGGTTCCGGGCGACGAGGCCTGCGCGGTCATCGCCGAACTGCACAAGCGCCGCCCCGCCCTTCCCATCCTGATGCTGACCGCCAGCGCCAGCCCGCTGCAGGCGGTGGAGGCGATGCGCGCCGGCGCAACGGATTACCTGGTGAAACCGGTCGCCCCCGAACGGCTGATGCGCGCGCTGATCAGCGCCACCCGGATGGAGATGCCGCGCGACGAGCTGCAGCCCCTGACCGAGAAGATGCCGGTCAGCCTCGATTTCGATGCCATGATCGGGACCGCGCCTGCCTTCCGCACCGCGCTCGCCCGCGCGGCCAAGGCGGCACGCGGGCACGGCCATATCCTGATCGGCGGCGAAAGCGGGACGGGCAAGGAAATGCTGATGCGCGCCATGCACGCGTCCAGCCCCCGCGCCAAAGCACCCTTCCGCCTCGTCAATCTGGCCGGGATACCCGGCAATTCGGTCGAATCCGCGCTGTTTGGGCACGAACCGGGTGCCTTTGCCGGGGCGTTCGACCGCCAGATCGGCGCGCTGCAATCGTGCGACGGCGGCACTCTGGTGCTGGACGAGATCGACCGCCTGCCCCCCGATCTCCAGACCCGCCTTGCCGCGACGCTGAATTCGGGCATCGTGCGCCCCGTCGGCGCGACGCACGGCTTCCGCATCGACATCCGCCTGCTCACCGCCAGCAATCTGCCGCTGGCCGACATGGTGAAGACGGGACACTTCGACGGCGACCTGCTCGAGGCTATTTCGGCCACCAGGATCGAGCTGCCGCCGTTGCGCGAGCGATCGGGGGACATCCCCGCGCTCGCGCGCCATTTCCTTGCCCGCATCGGCGAACAGCCGGGCCTGCGCCATCTCAGCCTGGCCGACAGCGCGCTGAACCTGCTGGCCGCCTTCGATTGGCCCGGCAATGTCCGCCAGCTGCAGGCGGTACTGTTCCGCGCCGCGGTGTTCTGCGATGGCGAGGTGCTGACCGCGGGCGACTTTCCGCAGCTGTCCGGAATGGTCGGCGAAGTGGCGGAGAACGGCGCGGCCCAGCCGGAGGCGGTGGGCGTCATGCTCTACACCGACGACGGCAATCTGCGCCCGCTGGAGGAGATCGAGGCCGATGTCATCCGCCTCGCCATCGGGCATTATCGCGGGCGCATGACGGAGGTCGCGCGGCGGCTCGGCATCGGGCGCTCCACGCTCTACCGCAAGCTCTCCGACCTCGGCATCGACAACGCGGCCTGA
- a CDS encoding hemerythrin domain-containing protein — protein sequence MDIVDCILADHDRQRRWFSALDEARDDTESLGKIWERLKNHLEAHAAAEEKFFYPRLLECGTGALDSDSAEETTEDAIGDHNDIAEAAEEADKHKVGSDKWWEKVDLCNCNNSSHLSEEERQGLTDFRRHVPAEERRKLGVKYLAFEADHSGTYHRQEKDPDEYIEENQAA from the coding sequence ATGGACATCGTCGACTGCATCCTAGCCGACCACGACCGCCAGCGCCGCTGGTTCTCCGCGCTCGACGAGGCGCGCGACGACACCGAATCGCTCGGCAAGATCTGGGAACGGCTCAAGAACCATCTCGAAGCGCATGCCGCGGCGGAGGAGAAGTTCTTCTACCCCCGCCTGCTCGAATGCGGCACCGGCGCGCTCGACAGCGACAGCGCCGAGGAGACCACCGAGGATGCGATCGGCGATCACAACGACATCGCCGAGGCCGCCGAGGAGGCGGACAAGCATAAGGTCGGCTCCGACAAATGGTGGGAGAAGGTCGACCTGTGCAATTGCAACAACAGCTCGCACCTGTCCGAGGAGGAGCGCCAGGGGCTGACCGATTTCCGCCGCCACGTTCCTGCGGAGGAGCGACGCAAGCTGGGCGTGAAATACCTCGCCTTCGAGGCCGACCATTCGGGGACCTACCACCGCCAGGAGAAGGACCCGGACGAATATATCGAGGAAAACCAGGCCGCCTGA
- a CDS encoding SDR family NAD(P)-dependent oxidoreductase has translation MFDFAGRTALVTGAGSGIGAAVARILDASGAARLILVDCDGHAMRGPDLSCEFVPLTGDVADPSFWSGPFAEAAAAHGPIHHAVLNAGVSSGGPIAELDFAEWRRVLSTNLDGTFLSLQATLGAIRDGGAIVLTASISGAKAEPGTAAYGASKAGVMQLARVAAKEAAPRGVRVNAIAPGGVDTPIWDDTPFFRDLVAEHGGDRRAAMDALARMATPLGRYASADEIAQQIAFLLSDAAATITGAVLVSDGGYSL, from the coding sequence GTGTTCGATTTCGCCGGGCGTACCGCGCTCGTCACCGGGGCGGGTTCGGGGATCGGCGCGGCGGTCGCTCGCATACTGGATGCGAGCGGCGCCGCGCGGCTGATCCTGGTCGACTGCGACGGCCACGCTATGCGCGGGCCCGACCTCTCCTGCGAGTTCGTCCCGTTGACGGGCGACGTGGCGGACCCCTCGTTCTGGAGCGGCCCGTTCGCCGAAGCCGCCGCCGCGCACGGCCCGATCCACCATGCAGTGCTGAACGCAGGCGTTTCGTCCGGCGGTCCGATCGCGGAGCTCGATTTTGCCGAGTGGCGGCGGGTGCTGTCGACCAATCTCGACGGCACCTTCCTGTCCCTGCAGGCGACCCTCGGCGCGATCCGGGACGGCGGGGCGATCGTCCTTACCGCCTCGATCAGCGGGGCGAAGGCGGAACCCGGCACCGCGGCCTATGGCGCGTCCAAGGCCGGAGTGATGCAGCTCGCCCGGGTCGCCGCGAAGGAGGCCGCGCCGCGCGGCGTGCGGGTGAACGCGATCGCGCCCGGCGGGGTCGATACCCCGATCTGGGACGACACCCCTTTCTTCCGCGACCTCGTGGCCGAGCACGGCGGCGACCGCCGCGCCGCGATGGACGCGCTGGCCAGGATGGCGACGCCGCTGGGCCGCTACGCCAGTGCGGACGAGATCGCGCAGCAGATCGCCTTCCTCCTGTCCGATGCCGCCGCGACAATCACCGGCGCGGTGCTGGTTAGCGACGGCGGCTACTCGCTCTAG
- the folP gene encoding dihydropteroate synthase gives MTERIYIRPIGFAPGPQEEEGDAIRLAGGMVFASRFAVILRRDGETIARWQASPGTMARVLGELPDSVGAAAEAQWANLTLAHPPLQLGARTVRLDQPQVMGILNVTPDSFSDGGEFLERPEVGRAHAAAMVEAGAAILDIGGESTRPGADAVWEEEEIRRTLPAVEYCAAMGAAVSIDTRRAGTMEAALRAGAGLVNDVSALRYDPRSLELVAATGCPVALMHLPGDGSGLHDNDGYESVVFDVFDALAAHRDRAVAAGVERANIVLDPGIGFGKSLSDNLALINALPLFHALGQPLLLGASRKRFIGALSNEAPVEQRLGGSIAMAIAGMNAGVQLLRVHDVAETVQARNVWRGLRDAALTDFAGMAD, from the coding sequence ATGACCGAACGCATCTACATCCGCCCCATCGGCTTCGCGCCCGGCCCGCAGGAAGAGGAGGGCGACGCGATCCGGCTCGCCGGGGGGATGGTCTTCGCCAGCCGGTTCGCCGTGATCCTGCGCCGCGATGGCGAGACGATCGCGCGCTGGCAGGCCTCGCCCGGCACGATGGCGCGGGTGCTGGGCGAACTGCCCGACAGCGTGGGCGCGGCGGCGGAGGCGCAGTGGGCAAACCTGACCCTCGCGCATCCGCCGCTGCAACTGGGCGCGCGTACCGTGCGGCTCGACCAGCCGCAGGTGATGGGCATCCTCAACGTCACGCCCGACAGCTTCTCCGACGGGGGCGAGTTCCTCGAGCGGCCCGAGGTGGGCCGCGCGCACGCAGCAGCGATGGTGGAAGCGGGCGCGGCGATCCTCGATATCGGGGGCGAGAGCACGCGCCCCGGTGCGGACGCTGTGTGGGAGGAGGAGGAAATCCGCCGCACGCTCCCCGCAGTCGAATATTGCGCCGCGATGGGTGCCGCGGTCAGCATCGATACCCGCCGCGCGGGCACGATGGAGGCGGCGCTGCGCGCGGGGGCCGGGCTGGTCAACGACGTCTCGGCGCTACGCTACGATCCGCGCAGCCTGGAACTGGTGGCTGCGACCGGCTGCCCGGTGGCGCTGATGCATCTGCCCGGAGACGGCTCGGGCCTGCACGACAATGACGGCTACGAAAGCGTGGTGTTCGACGTGTTCGACGCGCTGGCGGCGCATCGCGACCGCGCAGTTGCGGCGGGGGTGGAGCGGGCGAACATCGTGCTCGATCCCGGCATCGGCTTCGGCAAGTCGCTGTCGGACAATCTCGCGCTGATCAACGCGCTGCCGCTGTTCCACGCGCTTGGCCAGCCGCTGCTGCTGGGTGCGAGCCGCAAGCGGTTCATCGGCGCGCTGTCGAACGAGGCCCCGGTGGAGCAGCGGCTGGGCGGAAGTATCGCCATGGCGATCGCCGGAATGAACGCGGGCGTGCAATTGCTGCGGGTCCACGACGTCGCCGAGACGGTGCAGGCGCGCAATGTCTGGCGCGGCCTGCGCGATGCGGCGCTGACCGACTTCGCCGGGATGGCGGACTAG
- a CDS encoding type II toxin-antitoxin system RelE/ParE family toxin, with translation MLGHSAEELALGLRPIRQQAHVVCYTANEQEVFVVRVLHHRMDFERHV, from the coding sequence ATGCTCGGACACAGCGCCGAAGAGTTGGCGCTAGGGCTTCGCCCAATACGTCAACAGGCCCATGTGGTGTGCTATACGGCAAACGAGCAGGAGGTGTTCGTCGTGCGCGTTCTGCACCATCGCATGGATTTCGAGCGCCACGTCTGA
- a CDS encoding site-specific DNA-methyltransferase produces MGVVETTTKQRARAKAKPVAAPRELLPLGQILGGDCVAAMRGLPDASVDLVFADPPYNLQLGGDLNRPDGSHVDAVTDEWDRFDSFTSYDDFTRAWLTEAKRVLKPDGALWVIGSYHNIYRVGAILQDLGFWILNDIVWRKTNPMPNFRGTRFTNAHETLLWCSQGEKARYQFNYRAMKTLNDELQMRSDWLFPICAGAERLKEGGHKVHPTQKPEALLYRVLLATTERGDVVLDPFFGTGTTGAVAKRLGREWIGCEREGVYRDAALKRIEKELPLDESALTTMQAGRTAPKVAFGALVEAGMLKPGTQLFDRKRRWTATVRADGSLECGKQSGSIHGLGKDLQGAPSCNGWTFWHYENGGEIKPIDAARQLYLLAAEE; encoded by the coding sequence ATGGGGGTCGTCGAGACCACGACGAAGCAGCGTGCGCGGGCCAAGGCCAAACCGGTCGCCGCGCCAAGGGAGCTGTTGCCGCTGGGGCAGATCCTGGGCGGCGATTGCGTGGCCGCGATGCGCGGGCTGCCCGATGCCAGCGTCGATCTGGTTTTCGCCGATCCGCCTTACAACCTCCAGCTCGGCGGCGACCTCAACCGGCCCGACGGCAGCCATGTCGACGCGGTGACGGACGAGTGGGACCGCTTCGACAGCTTTACGAGCTATGACGATTTCACCCGCGCCTGGCTGACCGAGGCGAAGCGCGTGCTGAAGCCCGACGGCGCGCTGTGGGTGATCGGCAGCTATCACAACATCTACCGCGTCGGCGCGATCCTGCAGGATCTGGGCTTCTGGATCCTCAACGACATCGTCTGGCGCAAGACCAATCCGATGCCCAATTTCCGCGGCACCCGCTTCACCAATGCGCACGAGACGCTGCTGTGGTGTTCGCAGGGCGAAAAGGCACGCTACCAGTTCAACTACCGCGCGATGAAGACGCTGAACGACGAATTGCAGATGCGCAGCGACTGGCTCTTCCCGATCTGCGCCGGGGCGGAGCGGCTGAAGGAAGGCGGGCACAAGGTCCATCCGACGCAGAAGCCCGAAGCGCTGCTGTATCGCGTGCTGCTGGCGACGACGGAGCGCGGCGACGTGGTGCTCGACCCGTTCTTCGGCACCGGCACCACCGGGGCTGTGGCGAAGCGGCTGGGCCGCGAATGGATCGGGTGCGAGCGGGAGGGCGTCTATCGCGATGCCGCGCTGAAGCGGATCGAGAAGGAACTGCCCCTGGACGAGAGCGCGCTCACTACCATGCAGGCGGGCCGGACCGCGCCCAAGGTCGCCTTCGGCGCACTGGTGGAGGCCGGCATGCTGAAGCCGGGCACGCAGCTGTTCGACAGGAAACGCCGCTGGACCGCCACCGTGCGCGCCGACGGCTCGCTCGAATGCGGCAAACAAAGCGGCTCGATCCACGGCCTCGGCAAGGATTTGCAAGGCGCGCCCAGCTGCAACGGCTGGACCTTCTGGCATTACGAGAACGGCGGCGAGATCAAGCCGATCGACGCCGCGCGACAGCTCTACCTGCTGGCGGCGGAGGAGTGA
- a CDS encoding oxidoreductase — protein MTGFTFDDIPKQAGVTALVTGANTGIGYHIADELARRGARVLLACRSEDKARDAMAKIAAHTPAADLAFVACDLADLSSVEAAAQTVGKERKLDLLIANAGVMMPPLGHATAGTELQFAVNHLGHFALIGHLLDRLAQDGGGRVVIQSSIAHKRGRIDFDNLDAAKGYDRQRFYAQSKLADLLMAFEFDRRLRAAKSPVAAIGCHPGVAQSELMRHLGAATLLGPLMGVVLNSARQGALPALQAATDPRVTSGSYLGPYGFMEVRGNSSGRAFATDTAQDPLLAARLWETSIEMTGVDPGLAPVD, from the coding sequence ATGACCGGTTTCACGTTTGACGACATTCCCAAGCAGGCGGGCGTCACCGCGCTCGTGACCGGTGCGAATACCGGCATCGGCTACCACATCGCGGACGAGCTGGCGCGGCGCGGCGCGCGCGTCCTCCTCGCCTGCCGCAGCGAGGACAAGGCGCGCGATGCGATGGCGAAGATCGCCGCGCACACCCCCGCTGCCGATCTGGCGTTCGTCGCATGCGATCTCGCCGACCTGTCTTCGGTCGAGGCGGCGGCGCAGACGGTTGGCAAGGAGAGGAAACTCGATCTCCTGATCGCCAATGCCGGCGTAATGATGCCCCCGCTCGGCCACGCGACGGCGGGCACGGAACTGCAATTCGCGGTCAATCACCTCGGCCATTTCGCGCTGATCGGGCATTTGCTCGACAGACTGGCGCAGGACGGCGGGGGGCGCGTGGTGATCCAGTCGAGCATCGCGCACAAGCGCGGGCGGATCGACTTCGACAATCTCGACGCAGCCAAAGGTTACGACCGTCAGCGCTTCTATGCGCAGAGCAAGCTTGCCGACCTGCTGATGGCGTTCGAATTCGACCGGCGGCTGCGCGCGGCGAAGTCGCCGGTCGCGGCGATCGGGTGCCACCCCGGCGTGGCGCAGAGCGAGCTGATGCGCCATCTCGGCGCGGCGACGCTGCTCGGCCCGCTGATGGGCGTGGTTCTCAACAGCGCACGGCAGGGCGCGCTCCCCGCCCTGCAGGCGGCGACCGATCCGCGCGTTACCTCCGGCAGCTATCTCGGCCCCTATGGCTTCATGGAAGTGCGCGGGAACAGCTCGGGTCGTGCGTTCGCGACCGACACCGCGCAAGATCCTCTGCTGGCGGCGCGTTTGTGGGAGACCTCGATCGAGATGACCGGCGTCGATCCCGGCCTAGCCCCCGTCGACTAG
- a CDS encoding ribonuclease HII, whose translation MLSGTPHAAFGAGFGAGELVVGVDEAGRGPLAGPVVAAAVVLCKPCPGGLADSKVVAAPKRAKIDLAVRARCAWGVGVVEPDEIDRRNIFGATMLAMSLAVERLVASLGRAPDIALIDGNLTPIGRCERWAWPARAIVRGDAKERAISAASIVAKEWRDRIMVAEAARHPHYGWDRNKGYGTADHLAALRLHGPSPLHRRSFAPVAQTEMFPT comes from the coding sequence ATGCTGTCGGGAACGCCCCACGCCGCATTCGGTGCCGGGTTCGGCGCGGGCGAGCTGGTGGTGGGCGTGGACGAGGCCGGGCGCGGGCCGCTGGCAGGGCCGGTGGTCGCCGCCGCAGTAGTGCTGTGCAAGCCGTGCCCCGGCGGCCTCGCCGATTCGAAAGTGGTTGCTGCGCCCAAGCGGGCGAAGATCGACCTCGCGGTGCGCGCCCGCTGTGCCTGGGGTGTCGGCGTGGTGGAGCCGGACGAGATCGACCGGCGCAACATCTTCGGCGCGACCATGCTGGCCATGAGCCTGGCGGTCGAGCGGCTCGTCGCCTCGCTTGGCCGGGCCCCGGACATCGCGCTGATCGACGGCAATCTGACGCCCATCGGCCGGTGCGAGCGCTGGGCCTGGCCCGCCCGCGCGATCGTGCGCGGCGATGCGAAGGAGCGCGCCATCTCCGCCGCCAGCATCGTCGCCAAGGAATGGCGCGACCGGATCATGGTGGCGGAGGCCGCGCGCCATCCGCATTACGGGTGGGACCGCAACAAGGGCTACGGAACCGCCGATCACCTCGCTGCATTGCGATTGCACGGGCCGAGTCCGCTGCACCGGCGCAGCTTCGCTCCGGTCGCGCAGACGGAGATGTTCCCCACATGA
- a CDS encoding PQQ-dependent sugar dehydrogenase, whose protein sequence is MTIRSLSISLALSLPAALISSCGGTTSGDGATSQSTPPPVGSTSQAPDETIGPFAITDMGTFDEPWAAAFAPGTYTLFVTEKAGTMKFVDTATGRIGTVSGVPKVDYGGQGGLGDVAFLPSESSATLDRRTIYLTWVEAGDGDTRGAVLGRGELVCEQADACAIRGMNVIWRQEPKVTGRGHFSHRIAFSPDGKYLFLSSGERQKGSPAQDLSVNLGKVLRLNLDGSAAAGNPFADRGSPSDQIWSYGHRNLLGLHFDSAGRLWDLEHGPKGGDELNHVVRGENYGWPIVSDGVNYDGSPIPDHSTRPEFKAAAIGWTPVIAPGDFVFYDGKLWPEWTGDAIITGLATEAIIRVKMDGTSATEAARYKFGHRLREIEECPDGALWLLEDGDGGRLRKLTPSGR, encoded by the coding sequence ATGACGATACGCTCGCTTTCCATCTCGCTCGCCCTATCGCTCCCCGCCGCGCTGATCTCAAGCTGCGGGGGCACGACATCCGGGGATGGCGCGACCTCGCAATCCACCCCGCCGCCCGTCGGCTCCACGTCGCAGGCGCCGGACGAGACCATCGGCCCCTTCGCGATCACCGACATGGGCACGTTCGATGAGCCGTGGGCCGCCGCCTTCGCGCCGGGCACGTACACGCTCTTCGTCACGGAGAAGGCGGGGACGATGAAGTTCGTCGACACCGCCACCGGGCGAATCGGCACCGTCAGCGGCGTGCCGAAGGTCGATTACGGCGGCCAGGGCGGGCTGGGCGACGTCGCCTTCTTGCCTTCCGAAAGTTCGGCCACGCTCGACCGGCGCACGATCTACCTGACCTGGGTCGAGGCGGGCGACGGCGACACGCGCGGCGCGGTGCTGGGGCGCGGCGAGCTGGTGTGCGAGCAGGCCGATGCCTGCGCGATCCGCGGCATGAACGTGATCTGGCGGCAGGAGCCGAAGGTGACGGGTCGCGGCCACTTCTCGCACCGCATCGCCTTCTCGCCGGACGGCAAATACCTGTTCCTGTCCAGCGGCGAACGGCAGAAGGGTTCGCCCGCGCAGGACCTGTCGGTCAATCTGGGCAAGGTGCTGCGCCTCAATCTCGATGGCTCCGCCGCGGCGGGTAACCCCTTCGCGGACCGGGGCAGCCCCTCCGACCAGATCTGGTCCTACGGCCATCGCAACCTCCTCGGCCTGCATTTCGACAGCGCCGGGCGGCTGTGGGATCTGGAGCACGGGCCGAAGGGCGGCGACGAACTGAACCATGTCGTGCGCGGCGAGAATTACGGCTGGCCGATCGTCTCCGATGGCGTGAACTACGACGGTTCGCCGATCCCCGATCATTCCACGCGGCCCGAGTTCAAGGCCGCCGCGATCGGCTGGACCCCCGTGATCGCGCCGGGCGATTTCGTGTTCTACGACGGAAAGCTGTGGCCCGAATGGACGGGCGATGCGATTATCACCGGGCTTGCGACCGAGGCGATCATCCGGGTGAAGATGGACGGCACCAGCGCGACCGAGGCCGCACGGTACAAGTTCGGCCATCGCCTGCGCGAGATCGAGGAATGCCCGGACGGTGCGCTGTGGCTGCTGGAGGATGGCGATGGCGGCCGGTTGCGCAAGCTGACGCCGTCCGGCCGATAG
- a CDS encoding GNAT family N-acetyltransferase, whose translation MTTLIPLSAVEPAMLEELLDAAFGEDRHARTAYRIRAGMDWLPALSFATLDEDDLLVGTIQLWPIALMTREGRAHPLLMVGPVAVMPGRQGEGFGKAMLAAALGALDVETSPGRPPLPQVLIGDLDYYGRWGFSAEHTAGWRCPGPYDRARLLLRCPNPAVLPAEGMLGPWPEAS comes from the coding sequence ATGACGACGCTGATCCCCCTTTCCGCGGTCGAGCCTGCCATGCTCGAAGAGCTGCTCGACGCGGCGTTCGGGGAGGATCGCCATGCACGCACCGCCTATCGCATCCGGGCCGGCATGGACTGGCTGCCCGCGCTCAGCTTCGCCACGCTGGACGAGGACGACCTGCTGGTCGGCACGATCCAGCTCTGGCCGATCGCGCTGATGACACGCGAGGGACGCGCGCATCCGCTGCTGATGGTCGGTCCCGTGGCGGTCATGCCGGGCCGCCAGGGCGAGGGGTTCGGCAAGGCCATGCTCGCCGCCGCGCTGGGCGCGCTGGATGTGGAGACATCGCCCGGCCGCCCGCCACTGCCACAGGTGCTGATCGGCGATCTCGACTATTACGGCCGCTGGGGCTTCTCCGCGGAGCATACCGCCGGCTGGCGCTGCCCCGGCCCCTACGACCGCGCGCGCCTGCTGCTGCGGTGCCCCAACCCGGCGGTGCTGCCCGCCGAAGGCATGCTGGGGCCGTGGCCCGAGGCGTCCTGA
- a CDS encoding DUF1285 domain-containing protein — MPYQPPPDLAGLTLAQIAEQVAARKLPPVEQWSPEREGDSEMRIAADGTWFHQDSPIARAGMVRAFSGLLTRDADGAHFLVTPFEKLTIAVEDAAFIATDVGERDGALAFRLNTDELVVAGPDNRIVARGDAERPALYLQVRRRLEARLNRSTYEQLAQIALGQGDDWRVTSEGERFSLVPE, encoded by the coding sequence ATGCCCTATCAGCCGCCCCCCGATCTTGCCGGACTGACGCTGGCGCAAATCGCCGAGCAGGTCGCGGCGCGCAAACTGCCGCCGGTCGAACAATGGTCGCCCGAGCGCGAAGGCGACAGCGAGATGCGCATCGCCGCCGACGGCACTTGGTTTCACCAGGATAGCCCCATCGCGCGCGCGGGCATGGTGCGCGCGTTCTCCGGCCTGCTGACCCGCGACGCGGACGGCGCGCATTTCCTCGTCACCCCGTTCGAAAAGCTCACGATCGCGGTGGAGGACGCCGCGTTCATCGCGACCGATGTGGGCGAGAGAGATGGCGCGCTCGCGTTCCGCCTCAACACCGACGAGCTGGTGGTGGCGGGGCCGGACAACCGGATCGTCGCGCGCGGCGATGCGGAGCGTCCCGCGCTCTATCTGCAGGTCCGGCGCAGGCTGGAAGCGCGGCTCAATCGCTCGACCTACGAACAGCTGGCGCAGATCGCACTCGGCCAGGGTGACGACTGGAGGGTGACGAGCGAGGGAGAGCGCTTCTCGCTGGTGCCGGAATGA